The sequence TGGGTGTTTCTGGTGCGTGGAAGCGGATTTTGAAAAGATCCCCGGGGTGCTCGGCGCCGTATCCGGTTATACGGGGGGAAAGGTGGAAAATCCCTCTTATGAAGATGTATCTTCCGGGAAAACCGGTCATGTCGAAGCCGTTCAGGTGCGGTATGATCCGGCAAGGGTTACATACGCGCAGTTGCTTGATGTCTTTTGGAGTCATATTGATCCGACCGATGCCGGCGGACAGTTCGTCGATCGCGGGTCCCAGTATGCAAGCGCTATTTTCTATCACGATGACAAACAGCGGCAAAGCGCGTTGCAGTCTAAAGAAGAGCTGCAGAAAACGGGCCGTTTTAAAGCACCCATTGTAACGGAGATCAAAAAATTTGAGCGCTTTTATGAAGCGGAGGACTACCATCAGAATTACTGTAAAATTAGCCCCTTACGGTATGAGAATTACCGGTTGGGTTCAGGCCGCGATCAGTTCCTGCAAAAGGTGTGGGGGAGAGCTGATGCAGGCATCAATTCTGCTGCTTTCGCCAGTCAAAAAGCGGATAGGGAGCTGTTGAAGAAAAAGCTGACGCCCCTGCAGTACGATGTAACTCAGAACAACGGCACGGAGCCGCCTTTTCGCAACGAATACTGGAACAACAAAAAGGAGGGCATTTATGTGGATATTGTCTCGGGAGAGCCGCTCTTTTCTTCGCTCGACAAATTCGACTCGGGGACGGGATGGCCAAGCTTTAGCCGGCCGCTTTTGCCCGGCAGCATAACGGAAAAAAATGACGGCAGATTTTCGATGCAGCGCACCGAAGTCAGGAGTAAAAATGGGGATTCCCACCTCGGTCACCTCTTTTTCGACGGCCCTCAGCCCACGGGACTTCGCTACTGTATAAACTCTGCGGCGTTGCGCTTTATTCCCAAAGAGGGTATGGAAAAAGCGGGTTATGGTCAGTATCTCAAAATATTTGAGAAAAAATAGAACGGGGCTAAATTTTTTTCGGGCAAAGGGTGATAATTGAGACATCGTTGCCGGATGATTGCGGAAGAGCTCAACGTGATGGGCAATTCAATGACGAAAATAAGGAACGAAGCATGCAAACAGGCATACCCAGGCCGTCTCAAGCGCAACTGAGGGGCTGGAAAAAGCTGACTCTGGAGAAGTATCGTCGTCAGGAACGGGCTTTTCTGGCCGAGGGCGAGAAGATCGTCGGGGAACTGCTGAAGAGCAAATGGCCGATAAACGAGATTCTGATTTGCGGGGAAATTGCCGGAGGCCTTTATCCGGATATTTTCGCAGGGATTCCGTACGGGACGCCTGTTTACGAACTGACGAAGCATGAATGGGGGACGCTCAGCCAGGACAAGGCGCCGGAAGGGGTGATGGCGATAGCCGCAGTGCCGGGGCCGCTTCCTGCAGACGGCACTGCCGCAGAGTCACACCTTGCCGAAGTGCTGGAAAAAGTCCCCGGGCCGCTCCTGCTGATTTATCAGGTGAGCAATCCCAATAATCTGGGGGCGCTTTTCCGCACCGCCTGCTGGTTCGGCTTCTCCACAATCATTCTCAGCCGCAATTCCTGCGAGGCTTTCAACCCGAAGGTCGTACGCGCCTCGATGGGAAGCATCTTCCAGCTAAATATTATTGAAGGTGTTGATTTAGAAGAGGTTATCGCAGATAT comes from Syntrophobacterales bacterium and encodes:
- the msrA gene encoding peptide-methionine (S)-S-oxide reductase MsrA, coding for MQKNTEIVEIATFAGGCFWCVEADFEKIPGVLGAVSGYTGGKVENPSYEDVSSGKTGHVEAVQVRYDPARVTYAQLLDVFWSHIDPTDAGGQFVDRGSQYASAIFYHDDKQRQSALQSKEELQKTGRFKAPIVTEIKKFERFYEAEDYHQNYCKISPLRYENYRLGSGRDQFLQKVWGRADAGINSAAFASQKADRELLKKKLTPLQYDVTQNNGTEPPFRNEYWNNKKEGIYVDIVSGEPLFSSLDKFDSGTGWPSFSRPLLPGSITEKNDGRFSMQRTEVRSKNGDSHLGHLFFDGPQPTGLRYCINSAALRFIPKEGMEKAGYGQYLKIFEKK
- a CDS encoding RNA methyltransferase; its protein translation is MQTGIPRPSQAQLRGWKKLTLEKYRRQERAFLAEGEKIVGELLKSKWPINEILICGEIAGGLYPDIFAGIPYGTPVYELTKHEWGTLSQDKAPEGVMAIAAVPGPLPADGTAAESHLAEVLEKVPGPLLLIYQVSNPNNLGALFRTACWFGFSTIILSRNSCEAFNPKVVRASMGSIFQLNIIEGVDLEEVIADIAGRFTIVGSEVRQGVAPHPCSRKTALLLGSESHGLPGALLNLTDEAWKIPGAGEGESLSLPQAGAIMMYECARGNFDQKTN